The genome window TTGGTGTTGATGCACTCCTGCAGGGCAGTATTCAGTCTCACGGCGACCTTGTTGGTCTGAGCGTCAGACTGGTAAGTGCTGCGGACGGAAGTGTTTTGTGGACAGCGCCCGACATTCAGCGTCCAACTGATAAGACCCAAGACCTCCAAGGCACCGTAGCGCGTTTCGTTGCCATCGCATTAAAGTCTCGAATCAACGATGGGCAGGCAAGTAGGAGCACAGCGGTTGGCGAGGCTTATGAAGCCTATCTCAAGGGACGCTTCTTTTGGAACAAGCGAACGGGCGACGGTATCAAGAAAAGCATCGAGCTCTATGAGCATGCCACCGCACTAGACCCGGAATTTGCACTCGCGTATGCCGGGCTCGCCGAGAGTTATGTTCAGGGCATTTGGCACGTTCCGTTTGACCCGGCCGACGCTCTTGCTCGGGCTAAGAGTGCCGCGGAACGCTGCATTGCGATCAATGCCTCTCTGCCGGAGGGCTACGTCGCACTGGCTAATGTGACCGCATTGGCATGGAAATGGCACGAGGCCGACCAACAGCTGCAAACTGCCATCCGCCTCGATCCGCGGTTTGCCCGCGCCTACCATACGAGGGCGTTCGTTCTGTTGATCTTGGGGCGAAACGATGAGGCGATCGAATCTATCGAAATGGCGCGGAGCCTCGATCCGCTCAGTCTCGTAATCAGCACTGACAAGGCGATGATCCTGTTTGCTTCGCATCGCGACGATGAGGCGATCCGTCAATGGCGAACGACGATCGAACTCGATCCGAATTTTGTCCTCGCTCACGAACACCTGGCCATGGCCTACGGTGTGCTCGGGCATGAGTCAGCCGCCATAGATGAAATGCTGCGGGCTATGGAGTTGCGCGGTTCGACGAACGACGATATCTCGCGGTTTCGAACCCTCGCGAGCGGTGGACTGCGCGCCATCCACCGGCGTAACCTCGACGATATGCTTGCGGCTGAGTCCCGTGGTGAGAAGATCTCTTCGGTTCAGATAGCCGCACGATATCTTATGCTCGGTGAGCGAAATAAGGCCATCGACTGGGTCGAGCGTGCATTTAATGAGCATGCTGCAGACCTTGTGATAGCGCGCACGAGCCGGGAGTTTGACGCCTTATGGGCAGAGCCTCGGATAACCGAGGTTTTTCGAGGCTCGGGGATGGTCGAATAGCTTTTTTGTGTCCCGCCGCGGCGAGCAATTCCTTGCTTGAGACCAACAAACAAATTAGAATCTTATGGGACATCTCTAACGCGCCGGCGCTGTGAAACTGGAGGTCGTGGCGCGGTTAGGTATTGTGTCCCTGCGAAAACGCTCAGCGGGCCCTAGATGAAAGAATGCCAGCAATGTAGAAATTGTTTCCCGGACAGCGTGGAGACATGCCCGAATGATGGTGCGGCTACGACGCACACCATCGCGGGTGAGCCCGTGCTGGAGGGGAAATATCATCTCGAATGCCGCCTTGGCCAAGGCGGAATGGGAATCGTCTACAAGGCCCGTCATGCGTATCTAAAGACGCAGCTTGCGATCAAAGTCATTCTTCCGGACCTCGTCGGCAACGACCCACAGCTCGTGACGCGGTTTC of Chloracidobacterium sp. contains these proteins:
- a CDS encoding winged helix-turn-helix domain-containing protein gives rise to the protein MAENGDFQFQGFRMRQDAQELSRNGDEVHLAKRPFQVLNFLIQNRDRIVERRELLDRFWDGHDVYDDALRKCVGSIRTALGDTKRPARFIETRYGSGYRFIAPLENGHAPLRSDKRHDQGWLSDLANRRVFLVALAVILAAFIGMGPYLAVSVGLVTGPAPETVSGVRSIAVLPLKNLTANPENDYICEGLTESILNDLSRIDGLRTVGSGSTSALSYRHEDPREIGRLLGVDALLQGSIQSHGDLVGLSVRLVSAADGSVLWTAPDIQRPTDKTQDLQGTVARFVAIALKSRINDGQASRSTAVGEAYEAYLKGRFFWNKRTGDGIKKSIELYEHATALDPEFALAYAGLAESYVQGIWHVPFDPADALARAKSAAERCIAINASLPEGYVALANVTALAWKWHEADQQLQTAIRLDPRFARAYHTRAFVLLILGRNDEAIESIEMARSLDPLSLVISTDKAMILFASHRDDEAIRQWRTTIELDPNFVLAHEHLAMAYGVLGHESAAIDEMLRAMELRGSTNDDISRFRTLASGGLRAIHRRNLDDMLAAESRGEKISSVQIAARYLMLGERNKAIDWVERAFNEHAADLVIARTSREFDALWAEPRITEVFRGSGMVE